A window of Watersipora subatra chromosome 10, tzWatSuba1.1, whole genome shotgun sequence genomic DNA:
ctcaatcacgcatacacatttcgcatattttcaataatttttcgtttaatatcaattgttatcatttgctttttctttgcattatctttcattttactggcaaactttcggtctacgcacggtacttttaattcacttaTTTCTGCattgaaaatcgcgcacaaaaatcacggtacaaaagtataacctgagcagttgaaaaatacagagtgatgctgttctcataaaaaacctccgacatacttggcaactgactcgcgtgctcgtatctcaaacatggctcgtatgttagtgctaagacttgcttaaaagctggctcgtatctcaagtttcttgtaCGTTGGAGCattcgtaagttgaagtattactgtacataGAAACAAACAAGCGTACCTTGTAAATAGGGTCCCCGAACCATCCTAGTTGAAAATCTATTGCCCGGGCCGCTGCAAGCACATCTTCCATCTTGTTTGGATCTTTTGGCATAATCCATCCAGCATTTATAGATATGCCGATTTCACCTGATGagataataatttaatatatctTTTATATAGCGACTCCAAATGGAAGTTGGGAAGATAAAATTTTCTAAGAATTTGATGAACATATATGCCAGATATACTCATGCAGGGTGAGGTACTgatgttggttggtgagaacaAGTAACTAGTGTTTGTTTATCTTCATTGTCTCAAAAGCCTATAACGCAAATAGGTGAATGAACATTATTTATGGCAACAGATTGGTCTCATACCAGATGTCTGGTGCCTGGCAGGTTTTCCTGGGAGATAAaatgtattgctaaacttaaaGTGGACTAAACTTAAAGCTAAACTTTAAATCTTTAGCATAGCCCACCCTGGGTGTTATAACTTTATAGGCCCCAGGCTATAAAGTTATAGCCCCCCAGGCTATAAAGTTATAGCCAGTATAGCCCTACATCTATGACAGCCCACACTGAGGCTTGCTTGCCGACTTTAACATCCAACACTTTGATTAGCGATGCTATTGCGCATCAGGGCCTGCGTCACTACCTTCATGGCTAATAactgataaaatatttatatacgtatttttcttttctttataATTACCAACTAGTAGCCAAGCTGTCCAGTACACCGGGAGAAACCGTCTCATGCAATAATTATACGTGCACATATTCTGAAAAGCAGCAATGCGCACAATTACCACATATGATAGCATGCCGGTCCAATCAAATGTTGCAGATTCGAATCCTGTATGTAATTTCTTTTTCAAACATCCAACCACAGGTTCGAACACACAGatgaacacggctcttattatagtgaagatttcAAAGTGTTCatgatgcaaataaaaaaacaaacaagcaAATACGGTACATAAACAAAGTTATCGTTATTTCCAGAAGTGAGCATCAGCTAACTCCTTCAAAAGGTAGAATGTCAATCTATGGGTTCAATCTAAACGTATACAGATTATCTCAATTTATCTACAAAGCTAGCACTACAGCATTCATCAGCAGGTGCAGCCGAGTTGATACAGAAGCAAtggttatatatgtatgtttcgAGCAGTAATTTCTATTGTTCATGAAGTGGCAGTAACGATAAACTGCAGGATTTAGTCTTGTATGAAAATCAATGTCCTAACGAATATCGATGCTTGGATAAAGAAACATGTGCAtctgatattattaatattacatCAATAGCTTAGTTACTGAAGATGCGACATCCGAGCAGACACACACAATAAACTTAGTGAATGCAGATGGTCTGCCATTCACTGAAGTGTGTAATTTCTATAAAACCTCAACTTTATTTCGATCGACGATCGCCTATACACGCAAAGTTTTAGAAATGTCAAATTGGAAATGTCGTCTTGTCATACAAAGTATTTGCTAACGTGTGGCATACAAAATTCCTTGAAACTTtacaattttgaaaataaaacgTAGAAAATCTGGTACGAGTTTcaattacatgcaaaaacaaaaaaatatacacattaagttaatttaaactAGCGTAAGTTAATGTAAATTAAGTTGTGTATTTCTCTCCCTCATTTTCTAATAAACCTGCATACTGATGAGCCTACACTTCCTGTCACTTCCTGTCACTTCCTGTCACTTCCTGTCTAGCATCTCTAAGTTGAAGTGACAGTAAAAATCTCTTTTCACAAAGTATTGCTTTAGTAAGTTTGTCTTTACATATAATTGAGGATTTTCcttttatattttacataacgttacataatacattaatgttatatttaattACTTGTAGCATTGCTCATTGTCTCTTGAGCTCAGCAACAAATTAAGCAAAAGTGCTGCTCCAACACGTGCCAGTTTTGCCATAGAAAGCAAATATAAAACGAATGAATGGAACACAGAAAGGAGTgatttcatatttttaattcGAAGTGTTGTTTGGACTATATAATCAGTGTTACGGCATCGACTCAACTAGCCTGCCAGGTAAATTTGCGGTGTTACTAGACACCTTAAAAGTTTCCTAAATTACTCATTTCTCATCACTAACTTTGACCAAAAAAGAAGGAAACATTTCGAAATTATTGTAGACTAAAGTTCCATAGATATCAATGAACCTTGCACGCTTCTTGAGGGAAGATAGTTTATACACAAGAGGAAGCAACTCACACTCTTCTTATATTGGCTAGCAAATGAATCAACTTGACGATGACTCCTAACCTTGCTGCTGCTGCTTGAAGTTCTTTTCGTATGACCTGTAAACGGCAGCATGTGATTTGATGATGTTATAACTACAGAGGTAAGCACTCTCTCCGGAGTTGTCCGCTCGTCCAGGAGCATGCACTCCCAATTCATAGCCAAACAAGCAGGTACTATATGGCTCATTGAATGTAATCCAGTGCTTCACCTGTAACACATGTATTTAGCATGTGTCAGTCGTGCCTGATTCAGACCAATGTTATGTGTATGACGTGTATGGCTCATAGCTATAGTGGCTCACATCAATCGCAAACCCGCATCAGCTTGCATAGCAGGGCACAGCACCTCGCACGCCGAACATACGATATTGGTCTGAACCAGTCTTTAACAGAGGTAAAAGATTTACAAATAGATGAGCTATCTCTACAGGATATGTAAGATAGTTTGCAGTAACTTTTTGTGGCGGTGCCGGCTCGGCACAGCATTTGTATATAGCCAAGAGCCGTGTGGTGTGGCTTTAGTAGGCTTTGTATAAAATGTTTCTGATTAGTCagtagttaattaattagcctATGATATCTGTAGTTAACTGAAAGGAAACAACTTTCTGCAtgcattgagccaatagaaatgGTTTATAGCCCACCCTGAGAGtagttttgttttgcaaaaactATGTTAATGCAACTTCTTCTTCAGGCATGCCAGATGCATCACAGCTATGGAGATCTCAGTAATTGTAGATCAAGGAACTTCTGtgtgattttttttattgaacaataatactaatGAGAgtgaatatttcatttttaacagtaaCAATAATGCCGTAAGCTgcaataatattgataactcaTCCGACTAGGAACATGTTCACAGCAGTAGTGAAAATGGTTGGACAAGTGTCTACGGTTGTAGCGACAAAGTGTCTGGGCTCATTCAACACATTTGTACCTTTTTATAGCATCAGATGCTGTACAATTTTAAGCTGATTAATTTAGTATCGAAATACTTTTTATAGAGCATCTGGTTTAAAAGTTATGACAATTTATCAAATGCTCGTCAAATGCTTAGGTATTTTACCGAATTTGTAATTATATCCAGGTAAGAAAATCAATTTGGTAGAAAAAGAGTTACCTTATGACCCAATTGTTCAAAGCATTTCATCGCATAATTGTTGAAGTGTTGAACCATAGAGCCATTCAGCCAGCCACCAGCGTCCTCGAGAGCCTGTGGGTGGTCCCAGTGATAAATTGTTGCCATCGGTTTTATACCTgtcaatatatgtacatacccGATGTATACATATGCAGCCGTATCATACGGTAGATGTCAAATGCATGCACTATCCTCAGACTAGTTGAAATGCTGCCAGTTGTACCGTTTGCGACAAGCTCATCAACCAAGGTAATATAGTAGTCCATTCCTTTTTGGTTGTAGGATGCTGCAGTGCCATCTGGAAAGACCCTTGGCCAGGAGATTGAAAACCTATAAAAGTCCACCTGCAGACACAAATGTAAAGGTGCACATCTGGTTAACTAAAGGCAGGTTTGCGTTTTGCTCTAAAAACTTGCAAAGACATGACAATCTATCAGCTCTTCCGCTCTGCTAATCCTAATCTCATTTTAACGTTGCCATACTCCAGCCACTGTCAGATGTTTTATGTTTTCTCACCAACAACCTTGAAGGGAGGTCTTGGATACGTTATGCCgagtaccgtaaaacctctaattgaacgcaacttttatttgaccgccactatggaagaaggttaaaaaataaagcaccaccctctaattgaccgctacctccatttgactaccactttgacattctttgatcctGTAATAGCAAGAGATCGGTAGGATAGTGTCCAGAACATTATAATAATGAATTGATTACATCAATatcaattaattcttttgttaattctttttatatcaaagtcTGTTCTCCAACTCCAAAGATTTTCggctttttgttaaaacttcaaAAGCAAAAGCATAGAAATAAGTAACAACTGTATCATACTAATAGTAATTCTGTGTTTGATGCGGTCTTAATACTTGTCTTAATACTTGTGGTCTTaatgtatgtgaaaaatggtttacatttacaattGAACATGAAGGAGTAGTTTTAGGCTATAAGTTGTGCTTAGCACCCACGCAGCTGAAAGTTTATCATTACTTGTGCAAAACGCAAAgcttaaaagttttgctctgctaaaaaaacagtttggacgctaatatcgacagtttagcagtgcagaaaaagagttgagattAGAAAGCATGGTGGAAAGTATTGACCACGCGGAAGAAGATGAAATCATTCCAAACTAAAGCGCATAAACTGACCgaacaaatgatacaaatatatttgattttaaaatgttaatttttgtttctgcatgatttttattataagcatggtttgtttatgtcacttattATATTGGTAGCATTTGGTAGATTGATACATAACTTGAAAATTCgaagatttatagcatattatttgatagcatccttgtggTTATCTCaacacagcttacaatgaatcgacattcataactcctcttccattgcacataaaaagccaatttttgctgcaaacgttaacaaacatatcaatgagtgcaatgagcttttatgcaacattgttaaatatagttatgaaataaaaatagtcCTTcaaattaatcattaaataaaagattTAAATCTCTTataaattgcaaagcaggacatgGACTATAATTGCAagcaatgcatatttatttatttatttatttatttcccaatgcatattaatttagagatctacgacaagttggaAATATGCTAGCAGGTTCCTTGCAACTAAAACAGTTAATGTTGTTCTGCCTGAAGGAgtatataggcgacattcgtttcgcccgtaaaagggccaagcaaatgtcgcctataATAATAGGCAATAACGACGCCAATAATAATAAGCCAGGCATGCCTGgcttaaatttatcttcaaaaAATTCAGATgaactatttgaaaaatacagcgccagcctctatttgaaggcCTCCTCTATTTGGCCACCACTATAGATGATGGgttaaaaaatacatgtagagtattatggcgttcaaatagatgtTTTACTGTATGTGAAGGTAGATGAACTTACCCCTAATTCCTTGAGAAGTTCAATATCTTCTTTGTACCGATGATAGCTATCACAAGCTACATTTCCAGTTGAGCCATCAGCTACCTTGCCAGGTTTCCTGACATACGTGTCCCATGCACTCCAACCTTTACCTAAAGATAATAGAACAAATGGAGGAATTCTTGCAGTTGTAATTCTATGAGCCTACAACTGCATGAAAAAAAGTGTCGCAGTGAGTGACAAAAGGGTAGGCACTCATATGTGCAGATTCAAAACATCCTGCGACTATTTGAGTAGTTCACTCAAATAGGCAAATTTCTACAAGGCACTTTTGAATGCATGTTCTAAAAACAAACAATCATGCAACTTGAAAAGcttgtttatttgaaaaaagcTTAGTATATATCTATTGCCTATTCATGCAGATAAATTAAATGCATATATGGGAAACTGTACAAGATTGGAACAGAATGATGTTACAAAAGTCATGAAACAAGTTTTGAAACTGTTCCACAAGTTTATATATAGGCTactgacaaaattttaaaattatattaatctTTTGCAGTATAATcgcgatatttcattttttaataattatttaatattaaaacaatacatgCCCGGTTTTGGAAACAAAAACACTCGCGGATGCAAGCTCTAACATGAGGTTGTTTTGTCGCTGATGATTAGCCAATTGTTGAATTCGACACAAAATGCACATCTGTTGGTCATCATTCTTATAAATTTTTCCCGATTTAGTCATCTCACTATGTGGTTACCTGACCCAACATAGTATAGTTACTTACCAGCCATTTCACAAACTAATGtgctttataaataaaatttataaggtTCCTTCCGGAGAGTATCAGTATGTGAATACATTTTTTCAGCTTTCAACAGCATGTGAGCAGCCAGCAATGCATGCCACTGCAAGGGTATGTGTATTAAATCATCGATGGAAAGGAAAGTTTACCCGGCGATGCCccgaatttattttattatcaatcaGATAGCTTGAAGGTTGATGTTTAATAAGCTGGTTCTCATGAACCGGAGGAAATTTTGTAGCCAAATATTTCTAGCGACCTGGTAAAAGGCATGGAGCATACGCTTGTAgagtttggatgaaatcggcCAAAACGCAGTATTCACGCGGACTAACAGACACATACAATGACAATGTGAAATCTATTAATAtgaaagtaaaattatttattatccTACAAATGACAACATAATTAAAAGTCGATACTTTATGCGATGAATCGTAGTAATGACCAAAAGGTAAATGGAAAAATGGTAGATGGAAAAAGCAAAACTTTACCTGCTAAAACAGCAAAATGGAACTAAAAAGGTTATGGTAACATACATCTACATACAACTCCAAGTTAATGTTCCGATGTTCGGCACTAACACAGGCAAACACAGGATCACTCAGCTTattataaactaaaataataGCAAGCATATTCTGGTAACTTGCATGTCAACCTGCTCATGAAGGCTTTGTTTTTTTCAACAGCAGAATCTTGATAACAAGTAAATAATATTGGAAATGTTTATGGTATATATTGTAATTATCATACTGACCATCAGCATCCCAAGCTCCTTCAACCTGGTAAGAAGAGGTGGCTGTACCCCACATAAAATCATCAGGGAacctttttttcaaaaatctacCTTCTTCATTTGCACTATAGGTAATTGTTACCAAAAGGAGTGCACCAAAAATCAAAGTTGACCGTAACATGGTGCAgacaaaactacatgtacatgtatatccttttcATGCCCAAACCACAGGTGAGAACGAACAAATGGGTATCGATAAATGTGTGAGAAAAACCAGATGGTCATAAGCCCTTAACAATACAGGAAAAAATTATGATTGGTTTTCATAAACTATACATTAGAcgttcctataacataagtaaATCCCCTTTTACATAAATTTCCATGAATATAAAGAACTAATGTAAAGCATTTGCATCGTATCATGTAAAAAAACTCCATTAATGCACAACGCCAAGTCGGCGCAAACTCTCAATGAATAACGACAGTCCCATAGTTAGTCTTGAAGTACGTATTATGTTGTTTCTTGTCACACTTGGGAGGGGAAACGACATATAGGGAGGgatatctctattatacatactagtaccctgtcagtctAGTGTGTGTTGAAAGATTGCCAGGTGTGCGGACTAAGCGCAGAGAACAactagctgcacaattattcagaggTATGTATTTTTTTTCTGCCACTCTTAATTGACATACTCAATGTCTAATGCTCTTCCAATTTCTTCTGCAATTGCTATGACTGACATGAGCTATCACTTATCATTTCTTGTCTGATGGTAATGCCTGGTTGGGAGTGCTCTCTAAGTAGTTGGGCTAGTTATAAATCCTAGTCAGTTAGTAAATAATTTGCTGTTATATTTTTATCTCTGTTCTATCAATAACAGTGGTGCATCTTTCACAATGTTTGCAATTTAGTTCACAACTATTTCGGTTATAGCAgagttagttttaatctaacGCCATTCAGTACTGGCAATCTAAGCATTATTTGTGTTGTGCCACTGTGATATGTAGCCTTCAGAGGTCAATGTTGATAGACATTCTTTTGAATTGAATTTATCTCGCAATCAGCTTGCGTTAGTTGGTCATCCATTTTTTTCCATTCTAAATGTTGGTTTGGCTGATGTTCGTAGGTCTATGCAATAGTGAGGAGCCTAATTCTCTTGGTACGTAATTGCTTTACAAACATAGCAAAGGATGTTTTAACAAATGATCAGCTTGAAAATCGATGGCAAAAATTTGCAattaaattcacattacagttatttggtattaaaagattccccatgtcttactctgatgtattgtaggtgcaaaatatgtggaaatgtgattacaagctcttaaaagctcataaaCGAGCAGTTAAAcggctgtaggttggaatccctttattttgatgacggtctcaaacattgtggttattgttttgtggtatcatgtgaattgaaaggccaataaaatgctcaatataaaacgtctcgtggcactagtttatgacaaacactttggttctaccgaaaagcccgtaccaaatatagatgctcgctactttacagttttgtttcggcttggtctaatcatctagttgtaatctgatcatgtgacccatacttcctccCAAACagtgcgaacaatttctgcagcatttttcgagtatcacaggtgaccaaagGTTCCTCATGTTTaccagaggatgatatgcactccttcgagctaaggttgaaaaattaaatgaatttttacggtagattttgggatatcagtgctcaaaatgacagcattacaatgatgatgaaataaacacgtattgacaatagacatggttttattgaatgcgagaagtacatttgtaaaaatatttcgacgaatgattttgcatgaaagtgtatacggaagccatcttgttcagctatgtcccatttgagccgttttagtaagggattccaatctactgcgttttcgtgatggctgtgattaactgttcattttttagtttttaaaagcgtataatcacctttccacatattttgcacctacagcacagcagagtatGACATGGTGACTCTTTTGATAcctaataactgtaatgtgaattttgttgcaagtcaacctttaagtaaataGTAGTCTCAACATTTGAAGAAATGTCAGATAGTCTGAAATTTCTGAAAACATTATAAACCTGACGTTATGTTAACTCTTTGTCTTAGTCTGGCTCTacacttttatattttattgtttaaatctGCTTTAAAATCACAGAAACCAAGACTAGTGTGAATTGTATAAGTAACGAAAACGAAAGAGAACAAAACATTTTGTAAATTTTGTCAAATAAGGTTTACAAAGAATCTCAGTAACCATCTCATAAGATTGCAAGAAAGAGGATGCTGCAAAATTATACTGAAACTAGCGATAGCG
This region includes:
- the LOC137406928 gene encoding cytosolic beta-glucosidase-like; its protein translation is MENASIPARGNRQREVETMASSNPHQAPPKITELTLTLIQYFSLTANEEGRFLKKRFPDDFMWGTATSSYQVEGAWDADGKGWSAWDTYVRKPGKVADGSTGNVACDSYHRYKEDIELLKELGVDFYRFSISWPRVFPDGTAASYNQKGMDYYITLVDELVANGIKPMATIYHWDHPQALEDAGGWLNGSMVQHFNNYAMKCFEQLGHKVKHWITFNEPYSTCLFGYELGVHAPGRADNSGESAYLCSYNIIKSHAAVYRSYEKNFKQQQQGEIGISINAGWIMPKDPNKMEDVLAAARAIDFQLGWFGDPIYKTGRYPKLMREMVDLKSGVEGRSSSRLPKFSPEEARNINGSYDFFGLNHYTSELASFQETSGKGFLQDRNVVTSQDPSWKSSASGWLKFVPWGLRELLLHISHRYNGVPIYITENGVSDYGGLNDTDRVLYYKLYINQMLQAIDAGAPVKGYTAWSLMDNFEWGAGFTEKFGLYFVNFTDINLPRVAKASAIWYKDIIRNNGWAPEDAVVG